From a single Vitis vinifera cultivar Pinot Noir 40024 chromosome 18, ASM3070453v1 genomic region:
- the LOC100259073 gene encoding uncharacterized protein LOC100259073 isoform X2, with protein sequence MVATVMLECPVCKALVEEEKLVPLYGRGKTSTDPRSKSIPGINIPNRPTGQRPETAPPPDANHFMQHGFGFMGGLGGFAPMATARFGNFTLSAAFGGLFPSLFNLQVHGFPDATMYGPAAGFPYGFSNSFHGGHAHGFPQHPPTQGQQADYYLKMLFLMIGVFVIIALIWS encoded by the exons ATGGTAGCAACAGTGATGCTG GAATGCCCTGTTTGTAAAGCTCTTGTTGAGGAGGAGAAGTTGGTTCCCCTCTATGGTCGGGGAAAGACATCAACAGATCCAAGATCGAAGTCCATTCCAGGTATTAACATTCCAAATCGTCCAACAGGCCAGCGACCTGAAACGGCTCCTCCACCAGATGCAAATCATTTTATGCAACATGGGTTTGGGTTCATGGGAGGCTTAGGGGGATTTGCACCAATGGCAACTGCAAGATTTGGGAACTTCACATTGTCTGCGGCTTTTGGTGGGCTTTTCCCATCGCTATTTAACCTTCAAGTGCATGGATTCCCTGATGCTACCATGTATGGGCCAGCTGCTGGTTTCCCATATGGATTTTCTAATTCATTTCATGGTGGACATGCTCATGGATTCCCTCAGCATCCACCAACTCAAGGGCAACAAGCAGATTACTATCTGAAGATGCTGTTCTTGATGATTGGTGTCTTTGTGATCATTGCCCTAATTTGGTCATAG
- the LOC100259073 gene encoding uncharacterized protein LOC100259073 isoform X1: protein MTSGFGESTSRPPQSPSFSSNNGSNSDAGNFECNICFDLAQDPIVTLCGHLFCWPCLYKWLHIHSHSQECPVCKALVEEEKLVPLYGRGKTSTDPRSKSIPGINIPNRPTGQRPETAPPPDANHFMQHGFGFMGGLGGFAPMATARFGNFTLSAAFGGLFPSLFNLQVHGFPDATMYGPAAGFPYGFSNSFHGGHAHGFPQHPPTQGQQADYYLKMLFLMIGVFVIIALIWS, encoded by the coding sequence ATGACGAGTGGGTTTGGGGAATCAACAAGCAGGCCACCCCAAAGCCCTTCTTTCTCTAGCAATAATGGTAGCAACAGTGATGCTGGTAATTTTGAATGCAATATATGCTTTGACTTAGCTCAAGACCCAATTGTGACTCTCTGCGGCCACCTCTTCTGCTGGCCTTGCCTTTATAAGTGGCTTCATATTCATTCACATTCCCAGGAATGCCCTGTTTGTAAAGCTCTTGTTGAGGAGGAGAAGTTGGTTCCCCTCTATGGTCGGGGAAAGACATCAACAGATCCAAGATCGAAGTCCATTCCAGGTATTAACATTCCAAATCGTCCAACAGGCCAGCGACCTGAAACGGCTCCTCCACCAGATGCAAATCATTTTATGCAACATGGGTTTGGGTTCATGGGAGGCTTAGGGGGATTTGCACCAATGGCAACTGCAAGATTTGGGAACTTCACATTGTCTGCGGCTTTTGGTGGGCTTTTCCCATCGCTATTTAACCTTCAAGTGCATGGATTCCCTGATGCTACCATGTATGGGCCAGCTGCTGGTTTCCCATATGGATTTTCTAATTCATTTCATGGTGGACATGCTCATGGATTCCCTCAGCATCCACCAACTCAAGGGCAACAAGCAGATTACTATCTGAAGATGCTGTTCTTGATGATTGGTGTCTTTGTGATCATTGCCCTAATTTGGTCATAG